A section of the Anabaena cylindrica PCC 7122 genome encodes:
- the gltX gene encoding glutamate--tRNA ligase, with protein MSVRVRIAPSPTGNLHIGTARTAVFNYLFARHHGGKFILRIEDTDLERSRPEYTDNILSGLRWLGLNWDEGPFFQSQRLHLYREAVQKLLDQGLAYRCYTTSEELDALRERQKARNEAPRYDNRHRNLTPEQRTAFEAEGRSAVIRFKIDDGREIVWNDLVRGQMSWRGSDLGGDMVIARASAEGIGQPLYNFVVVVDDIDMQITHVIRGEDHIANTAKQILLYEALGAKIPEFAHTPLILNQEGRKLSKRDGVTSISDFEKMGFTAEGLVNYMTLLGWSAPDSTQEIFTLEAAAKEFTFERVNKAGAKFDWDKLDWLNSQYVHHMPVDQLTDLLIPVWETAGYTFSGGRERPWLEQLVSLIAASLTRLVDAVAMSKMFFTDGVELTEEGSAQLQQEGVKATLQGIITALENQSELSADSAQEIIKQVVKEQKVKKGLVMRSLRAALTGDVHGPDLIQSWLLLNQIGLDKPRLNQAIN; from the coding sequence GTGAGTGTTAGAGTTCGTATTGCTCCGAGTCCAACTGGAAACCTACATATTGGTACAGCCAGAACTGCTGTATTCAATTATTTATTCGCCCGTCACCACGGTGGGAAGTTTATCCTGAGAATTGAAGATACAGATTTAGAGCGATCGCGCCCCGAATACACCGACAATATCCTCAGTGGACTACGCTGGCTGGGATTGAACTGGGATGAAGGGCCATTTTTCCAATCTCAACGCCTACATCTTTACAGAGAAGCAGTACAAAAACTGCTAGATCAAGGATTAGCTTATCGTTGCTACACCACATCTGAAGAACTAGATGCGTTGCGAGAAAGACAAAAAGCTAGAAACGAAGCTCCCCGCTACGATAACCGTCACCGTAACCTCACCCCAGAACAACGCACAGCTTTTGAAGCCGAAGGACGTTCCGCTGTAATTCGTTTCAAAATTGACGACGGCCGGGAAATAGTCTGGAATGACTTAGTAAGAGGCCAAATGTCTTGGCGTGGAAGTGATTTGGGTGGTGATATGGTCATCGCTCGTGCTTCTGCTGAAGGGATTGGTCAACCACTGTATAACTTTGTCGTCGTTGTCGATGATATTGATATGCAAATTACTCATGTCATTCGTGGAGAAGACCACATAGCCAACACCGCTAAACAAATTCTGTTGTATGAAGCTTTAGGTGCAAAAATACCTGAATTTGCCCATACACCACTAATTTTGAATCAAGAAGGACGCAAACTTTCCAAGCGGGATGGAGTAACTTCTATTTCTGACTTTGAGAAAATGGGTTTTACCGCTGAAGGTCTGGTCAATTATATGACCTTGCTGGGTTGGTCAGCCCCAGATTCAACCCAAGAAATTTTTACCTTGGAAGCAGCTGCTAAAGAGTTTACCTTTGAGCGTGTTAATAAAGCCGGGGCTAAATTCGACTGGGATAAATTGGATTGGTTGAATAGTCAATATGTCCATCATATGCCAGTAGATCAACTCACAGATTTGCTCATACCTGTCTGGGAAACTGCTGGATATACATTTTCGGGTGGTAGAGAGCGTCCTTGGTTAGAGCAGCTAGTAAGTTTAATTGCTGCTAGTCTGACTCGCTTGGTGGATGCTGTAGCCATGAGCAAAATGTTCTTTACAGATGGGGTAGAATTAACCGAAGAAGGTTCTGCCCAACTCCAGCAAGAAGGGGTAAAAGCGACACTGCAAGGTATTATTACAGCTTTAGAAAATCAATCAGAACTGTCAGCAGATAGCGCTCAAGAAATAATTAAACAAGTGGTGAAAGAGCAAAAAGTCAAAAAAGGCTTAGTTATGCGATCGCTCAGAGCCGCCCTAACAGGAGATGTACATGGCCCTGACCTTATCCAATCATGGCTATTACTAAATCAAATCGGTTTAGATAAACCTCGGTTAAATCAAGCAATTAATTAG